TTCTAATAGCAAACTTTAGTGCTGAAATCTGCTGGGCTTTTTTTACAAATGGAATTCTTGCTTCCCAGCGATATCTGTCAGTGCATTTTTGTGTATTCAGTTTTCAAAAGGCTCTTTTGACAAAACCCTGGATTGATAGCACAGGCAAATTATGTAGGCAACACCCTTTTATGTATGGAAACAGGGACCAATAGGAAGGAGGGGATGTCTTTCTTTATCAGCAGAGATCCTGGCACCAGGAGAACCTACAGCAGACTTTGGGCAGTACCAAAGACACTGTCCCCACTGATGGCATCCTAGAATCAATGCATTCTCTTTCCCTAATGCCAGCCAATCTCCTTTACTACTGTCTGCTTCTTCCATACCATTTGCCTCCAAACTGCAGTCCCTAAAGCCAAAAATTATCAACTTGCTGCTCTAAAACTAGATCAAGAAACTTGATCTTGAGATCTATTACACCATGCCAGAGATGTTAAAATTTTATGCTTATCTCTGATCTGTGAGCCTTCTCACAAGAAACAGCAAAACGTACCACTGCCCGTAAAAACACAAAAGGTGCTTTGGTAGATTTTGATGTCTATAAAGcacaattttccttttactttaaaaaacatcaaATTGTGCAAGACTCTATGGAGGCAAAGTAATAAGGGGAGTTTaagaacatgaagaagaaattatctACACCATTGAACACAAactttgtttctgtaaaagcaTTTATTGTTTATTCCCTGCTGGTGAGCTTAGATCCATCAATTGTAATAGGTGAAAAGAAATTActcaagggaaaacaaattggcagtgtttctgtttctggttGTTCTCACTGCTATGAAAGGCATGAGAATACTAGCTCTTGCTGTGTTCCGAAATCTTATCATGCTTACTTCTATGAGAATAATCCTGGAGAAATGTCAGTGGTTATCTTCCAGGCTAATATGTACTTTCAGGGAACATCAGAAGTGGTTGCCAGCATGTGGTCCTCTGGCTGTTGACTTTACTTACCCTGCAAGCCTACTCTGAACTCCTGCAGTGTTGGAATAGTAAATTGTGTAGCTTGGTTGGGACTGTATAAAAGAACTCTCTATGTAGAACAAATCTAGTTAGAAAAAGTGATAGGCTGTAAAAAAATGTAGGTGATTTTGGCTCCCTTGGGTTTtgaataaaacccaaaacataaaCTGTAAGTGACCCCTGAAGTCTGAAACCAGTTTGGCCCTCCTGTCACTGGGAGCCTCACTCGCTGCTGCCTCAGGTGTGTGCATTGGTGTGAGCTGCCTCCCTCATCGCACCCTCAGCTGTGGGAACTGCTGTGGAGCCCAGAAAAGTGGGAAGAGGTATTTGTGTGGATTTTACATCTCAGTTACGCAGGTAATGGTTAGTaacctttgttttttaaaatcctaaaaACTTAACCCATTCTTCCTATGGAGGAACTAATGAAGTGTTCTCCATTACCATGTAACATGGGGCCTGGCAATATTAAAACTAAGGTGTCTGCACAACCCTCAGGGTTTTTACCACATTGCACTGCTCTGTAGCTTTTCTGAACAACAGTGTGGATGGAGACTCTCGAGCAAAGTAGTGGCATATGGTCTGTGGTGGCTGATGGTCTGATGGGTCTGAACTGACTGATGAAAAATGCACATTCCTTCAGTCAACAGGTCAATTGAAGGTGACAAGCATCCAAGTCTGTACGGAGGAGTTAGAGCTGCTCAAACACCAAGATGAGAAGGTATGTTTGCATGTTAGAGCCTTACTTGTTCTTACTAATATGcttcacagagaagaaagacaATTGTTTTAGCTACAAGAACAGTGTCCTCCGAAGTGGAGTGCAGCTAAAGCAGGGCTGAGGGCTGGGTGTGTCCAGCAGCTCTTGTGAATGCTGTGGTTCAGTgtgaaggcagagctgcctccgGTGATCTAACATTCAAACAACTCCATGATGTCTCTTGTGCAAAACTAATGTCtcctgcacagaaaaagaagcagaaaggtgGGAGAAGCAGCATAGCTCTAACtcataataataatttaaaaacccccTAATGCCTGAGATGAGCATGATGGCAATAGCAGCCTTCTGGCTGAACAtcccagggaaagggaaaatgaatgGAGAGATGATATTTTACTTCCCTGGAAagggctgctggtggcagtgTGTGTCAGCTAAGAAGGCAGCATGCCCAGACAGTTGTTAAAGTACAGCCTTCAGATGAAGAAGCACGGCTTGGAATGGGCTTTCTGAATCACGTGAAGGCACTAAAGTGGAAACAGGAATCAAAATACAGCCTTTCATCTTGAAATTTGTGGGAGGATTTCCCCAGGAAAATAATGTAGGCCAGTATCTTTCAAGAAGCCCTGACATTAGACAGCAGTAGGTCTTTGGGTACAGTGTCTTCTGAATCATCTGTGTATGTGGGTGCATGTTCCCTGAGTTAGACCTGCCACAAGAAGCAGCATTAGCACttgtgggaagcagctgggcCAGATCCATGGAGACTGGAACTGGCATTCCTGAGGGCTGTTGGTAAAAATGCCCCTCTGGAAGCTGTGCTTCCATACAGCCAGGGACTTTGTCCCACTGTGTCATTCTGTGCAGGAGACCCCAAGCCCCGCCTGGCAATGGAAGCCTTGCCAGCCTGAGCCTGCAGGATGACTGTGGCACCTTGCCAGAGCCCTCAAGGTCATCACAATTGCCCAACAGGCAGCTACAAATGcagtttttgtgtttttatttctgagacaACAGAAACTGTGAAGGAAAGTGGAACTGGATGAAAGTTAGAAGCCTGCTGGAAGATTCTTGTGAGTTCATAAGAAGTGGAGATTCGGGAAAAGCTGACCAGGAGAAAAAGCATGTCCAACTCTGGAAGGGCTTCTAGTCATGCTGCTCTTTCAGTTGCGCTGAGAAATCCACTGAAGTCCTTCCTGTCCTGAAGATGCCAAGGAACCTCTAGAGACAGAACCTCTAGAGCTAATCAACCTGGCAATGGAAAGGAAAGCTGTCTGTCCTGCCATCTGGGAGAGAAGGTAAGATGGTGTGGGGTATTGCTGAGGAAAACAGTTCTGTAACCCTGTAGCAGAGTGGGGTCTGGTTACTACTCATATTAAGGCTATTGAGGATAAAGTAATATTGAATGGGCCGTTTCCAGTTGGAGATAAGAAACActcctacttttttttcccctgtgacaTTATCCCATTATTTTCCAAGTTGTCATGAGAAAAATGGTGTCCATGCTCCAGAATTATCATGACCCTTTGTCTCTGATGGAcaggctgaaaaatattttgagttagGATAAGAAATGAACGTAACATTAAAACATAAAGCACATGCAAGATCAGATCAAAAGTCCAGGTAGCACAGCAGCCTATCTCACTCAGAGGTCAGAAGGATCTATGTGGTCAAAGAGTGCAGGGAAGAGTGAAAGGATGCTGCAAGAATACTTGTCTAACCTTGTCTCTGCTTCTGGCATTGCATAATTCAAGCACTTTCTGACTAGAGACGGCATTTCTATTTAATAGTCTAGAATTTACCCAACTGCTGCTTCAATCTAGGCAGACTTTAGTCACGTCTGATTTATGCAAAAAGTTTTAAGGTTTCTGAAGAGGCATGCTGGCTCTGCAGTGCACTTCTCTGCTGTGACAAATCAGTGAGCTATAGGTGAATTGTGAAGGCTTGTTCAAGGTCTTAATTCCTGAAGGAGTAGTCAGTGCTAGGTCCATGCAGAGTTCAGCCAGGCAGGAGTTGGGGTCAAGGTAGCAGCACTGACAATAACATCATCAACCACTCATTTTTCAAAGGGCTTTTCAGAATGTTGTGGTCTTGTCCATAGAAACACcctccctccagcactgctgaaagaATGATTCATGGGTACAAACTTTACCATTAGATATTTGGGCCAGGAAATACTGACAGTAGCCAAACAACTTACAGGTGGAACACTGGATCTGCTGGCTATAAAGATTTTTCTGGTGAGTGACTTCATGTTCAGTCCTGAGGCTGAGTGGGATAGTTGATTTCAGGATGTCAGGACAATCAGAGCAATGTACAGGTTCACTCACTAATTGGTGCTGGCCTGTGACAATTAAGTAATTTGAGGAATTTGTGTAGGGAGTAATCTTTTTTACCAGGTAGATCTGAATCTTATGATATTCCACAGTTAGGAGACTTAATGCATCCCTGAAGGGCTGTGTGCATTGGAGAATGCAGCAGTGAGCTCGACATCTGGGCTGTTATGTGATTCTTGACACTGGATTCAAATAGGATCATGGAAAAGCAGATGGGTTGTGATGCAGCTCATACCAGAGGCCCAGCAATTTCTGGGAATGCAGAGCTTGCTGGTAAAACACTTAGATATTTCAAGATGCAGGAAGAAATAGAAGccaaaatgagaaaacaaacagaaaaaaatctatgctAAGGCAAGTGAAGTGGGATCAGCGACAGTAACCACCACAGCAAATAATCCATCACTGAATATGTACTAGATTATGTACCAGTGTTAAAGACCAGATGCCTATGATACACTGTGAGGAAAAAGTTCAATACATCATTGGCTAATCAAAGGTAAAActcctatttaattttttttatttatttattttctctccacaATCATTTGCAACTTCATTAGTGTTATAGGAGTTTTAAAGCCTGTCTGTACTGAAGTCAGTTCCCACGTCTGTAGCTGTTCTAATCAAGacacatgcaaacacacacacatgcacgcACGCATGCATAGTCACAATTTTCCAGACCATaggttttgctttggaaaaataagACCAACTTTGTAAATAGGCTTTGTTCCTCGATGATctaagaaaaaggaaacctTTTATTCCTCTAGGAAGATGATAAGGCAATACTGAATATATATTTTGCTTGAAACATTTTTACCTGATAATGCCTAACATGCTATTTGCTTTTCTAGCAAACATTCATTGTCTTCACAGAATTATCTGTTACAGCTCCAGCATCTCCTCAAGACTAATGTAATATTACCCTGTATTACCCATGACATGAATGTTAGGCCTGCTTTTTCCCCTTCACGTGTGGTAGGGGAGCACATATTAACGTGTAATACAATTTGTACTTACACCATATTTCACCCGCTGGTTTTACTGTTCCGTCACTTCAGGCTGCAGGCTGACTTTGCAGATCTTCACTGCTAGCTCTTGTTATTCATCCAAGACCTTCAATGGTGACTTATTTCTTTTATGAGAAGTAGACCAGAAAAGCTCAAGTAGACCAAAACTACCTGATCTCCTTTACCTTAACGTTCATAGATTTCTTTGAAGAATATTTACAGCTCTATGGAACAGGATTTCCTCTTGTGAAATCGCAAGTTCTATTTAGCCATTTGTCCAGCAACTCTCAGCTGTACTGTGGCTCCTACCAACTTGCCATATGGACATTACTGGTCTGAAGCTCTCTGCACCtccacagaatattttctaaaaattagtGTCATGTTTGTGACCTTCCATTCCTCTAGCACTTAAGACagttttaagtgaaaaaaaaatataaagtatgGTTCAAAGTTCAGCCATTTCATTGCTTGAGTTCCCTTAGAATTCTTGGATGAATACCATCTGTCCTGTCATTTTGTTTCAAGACCTTTTACACTTGGATTTGAGACAGATGCTTCACCATGCctcttctattaaaaaaaaattgtcatgaAAACTGCCTGAAGCTCCTCTACAAGGTTAAAAAAGTTTTCTTGTAGGCATTGCTACTATATCTTGAGCATCCATTGTCCCTAGGACAGTTTGGTAGCCCTCTTGGTTCTGAGGATGCCCAGACTTTGGatgagttaattttcttccttgtagctggtacagtgctggGAATTGGATTTAGGGTGAGGATAATGTTGATAATGCACTGATGGtttagttgttgctgagcagtaTTTACACTTAGTCAAGGACTTACTTCTCAGCTTCTCATGCTGCcctgccagtgaggaggctgggggtgcacaagaagctggaaggggacacagctggggcaggtgaCCCCCACGACTGACCAAAGGGgtattccataccatatggaTCAGCATATAACCAGGGTGAAAGCTGGCTGAGAGATACTCTTTGGGAACTGGCTGGGCATCATTtggttgtttttcatttgcatcacttaatttatttctctttttgttacCTACCTTTTCATTacaatttattcatttattatgatattatttcagttattaaactgCTTCTATCTCAAGGCATgagttttcttacttttaccgttccaattctctcccccatctcaCTGTGTGGGGGATGTGTGGGGCTTGGTTGCTGGTTGGAGTTCTACCATGACAGATGTGTTTGAAACGTATTTGTCTGTTTTCTCATATTGCTGTGATGCTCTTTTGCTTTGCCACATTGCTGTGTCTGGCCTGTTGATGTGCGGGGTTTTTTCTGGCTTACTGGTTTAGAAATAACTTGAACTTTCTAAACACTGCTTTCCTACATTTGTTATTCTCtcattcttcctctttttccacCTCAGACTTATTTTTGGTGGTCTTTTGCTCTGCTTTACTGTGTGGGATGTCTTTATGCTGGATGTCTAGTGCAATGTGAGCGTTCTCACAATGCCTGCAACCATTTGGGGCATCctttttagttttagttttagACCTCCAAGTTCACCTCCAGTGAGTTATTTCATAAGTTTGTCTATATTGAACACTGATGTGAAAAACTAATTTAGCTTTTCTTCTGTGGCCTTATCTTTTCCAAACATTCCCCTTACACTTTGATTACCTATTAGTCCTTTCCAGCAAGTGCTCACAGATGGGCATTACATGAACTCCCTGACCTGACACATCATACTTTTTAAAGCTTAATTTGAAAGCAGTTATTTTCATGTACTCTTTTCCATTTGCCTTTATATTGAACATCCTTCTTACCAAAAGgacaaaatatgcttttttaaaaaacgCTAATTATCTTTAGTCATGACATCGTTCTCAGTTGATAGATCAGCCTGATACAGAGCGTTTGGTGTGCACACAAAGTGATCTGTGTCATGATGTGGGACAGGCTATAGAGCAGTGCAGCAGCCTGTTTTTCACAATAAAGATCTCTCCAGCAGTCAGGATATATTTGTGAATGAGATCATGAACAAAAGTAACCCACAGGCACTGTTTCACAGAGCATTGTTAGGACGTGCAACACAAGAGTGCCAACATTAGGCAATTCTGCAGTGATCTGTGCAGAAGTTGTGCTGAAGCTAAATTAGCCAATTAGTGTTTAAATGAAATAGAATCCAAAAGCTATTTTAGctcactgagaaaaatattagaagagCTCCCTTATTCTGAATTATCTCAAGATGTGTTCTTATTCTGacacagtatttaaaattctgcaaCCTGTGCAACTTGTGGGACACCTGAAAGGTTATATTTtgttccaattaaaaaaaaaaaacaaccaaacaaaaaaccccaaaacatttcaaataatcaAATTGGTCAATTTACTCTGACTTTACTCCTCCACTGCAGAAGATTTAAATAATCCTATCAGAAAGACTTCTTGAAGCATCACTGTTCTGCACAGGGAGAGAATGCTAGAACTGAGAGGAGGTGATGGTGCATTTCTACGGGGAAATCTGAACAGGATATGGTAACAAGACCAGAATAATCTTGGATACACACTATAGCAGGGAATTGCCTCTAGATGGAAGAATTTTTGAGTAAAGGATACAGGTGCTGTAGGACTGCAAATTCTACAGCAAAAATGTTCTTGAGCACTGGAGGTGCTGTGCACAGAACCACTGCCTCCCACTTCCAATTTAAGCCTGTGGCTTCCCGAAAGCTGAGCCTGAAAAATGGAGCCATTGATCCCACCTGTGCCAAGTTATCTCTGGCAGGTGCAACATGTAAAACAGCAGCTAATCCTTCTGACGCTACTTACGTATCTCAGGGGTAGGGTGGGGAGAAAAAGCAACTCTAGGCTTCTAAGGCTCTCAAAGACTAACACCTACTCCAGTATAAAAATGTTTGAATTGCCCTTACAGTTACATAGTATATTCTTTAAGTATGGAAATtaagtgtttttcttgtttcagaaagtGCTGTTATCATTGACCTACCCAGTGACATTTACCATAGTAAAGTCCTGGAAACACTTTTTATCTTACACATAATACAATGATGGGACACAAACATATTTCATAAGCTAGTGGACAATAGGGaggcattttaaacaaaatcttGGAAGCCTGCCCTTAATATAACTTTTTAGACATTACACGTTTCAGGGCTGGACTTTCAAGGGCTAATAAAAGGTATTTCCTGGTATTTAGCTCAACAAATTAAGCTATTTAGTTTAGCTGTAGGATCTCAAATTCCCCAGTTGAAAATATTGTTAGGGATCTAGATTTAAGCCTTTAAATACactaaactaaaataaaaagtgaaaaccaAGAAACAGTGTAACTGGTGCTACTGTTACAGCCATGAACAGGAACATATCAGGTGCACTTGTTCTTTATAAATGCCTTCTCTTTCTGCAGGAATCTACTGGCATGTGTGGAGGTAACATTCCAACATCTTTCATGCTGTTCTGCAAACTGTGTATTTTATGAGAAGCCACTAATTCTGGAGccagggggagagggaaggagtaGGCAACATCTGGGAAGACATGCCTCTAACCACATCTGTCTTATAGCTAAGGCCAGTGACCCTGAGCTCTGCAAGAGAAAGTTCCAAAAATTCACTCACTGTCGGCTACTATGCCAGAACAAAGTCCTGTGCCTTCAGCAGTCcggggaaagaaaataatccaaGAGTGATTACCAAGAACTTCGCTATTTAATAGGTTTTTGGTTTCTAACCAAAAGGTAACACAAGCAAATGCTACTGCAAGGAAAGCATCAGTTGCAACTCATGGCAGTGGATGTGGGAGAGGAAATCAGTTAAAGGAGTTTAAGTGGCCGCAAAAACTCCAAGAGTCAATCCTTAAGGGACTTGCCAGTTTTGCAGTAACAGCAGGAGCCCAAGAACACCGCAAAGCGCTTTCCCACACAGGATCCCAGCTTTCTGGGGGTGCCCAGCCTCTCAGAAACATCATGAATACAAAAATAATCATGTACAACATTTTATTacaaaactgttaaaaaagTAATACAATGCAACAAAATACTACAAAATAGAAGATCAGCTATTAAGCTACCTTTGTTTTACTTAGCTAAAAAGAAACACCTGGCTATCAGTCACTGAATTTCAACAAAACCATTAAATatgcagaaacagcagaaacatccaacaattttttttctcaaaccaAACTGTAGCAGCCCTTGGCTACTGCTTACATTATAAATTGGAAGTCTCCCTACAAGGAACCACATTACCTATACACAATTCTGTACAGATTTTTATACCGACGCTAACAATGAGCTGCACTTGAGTTCACATTCTTAGCAAAATATTGGATTTTGAGCATAAATCTTTACAGCAGGACATTCATTTATTCTTCATCctcatcttcttcctcctcttcctcttcttcttcctcttcctcctcctcctcctctggttctgctttctttttagaCCCTGCAGGCCTACCTGGGCCCTTTTTTCCTGCATCACTCTTGCTCTTGGCACGATATGCTGCAATATCCTGCAAAAAAAGTGCTGTTAAGTTGCTAGCAATAGAACACTGAAGACAAATTTGTACTATGGTATTTCAATACAACTGCACTGCACAGATCAAACACAGTGCATGCAAACCAGCAGGATTTCCACCTTGGGACTTTCATGCTTACATCTTTAGGCAAAAGAGCATTCAATGCAGACAGTTTTAAGAATTTTATGACCACAGTGCTTTGGAGTCtgactgtatttattttagcaaGCAGGTGACCTGTTTTCTGGTAGTGAGGCATCTTACTGGTAAAATCTCTAGACATGCAAAACCCACATCCAGGTTCCCTGTAAGGATTCCAGATACCTGCCCCAGCATACCTTTCCATGTGTTCTAAAGCCTGACAGAGATTGACGTAAGCATTAAGAATTATAAACCCCATACGCTTTGGGTGCAAGACACAAGCCACATATTTACAGTGAGCTCCACAACTTTACtattgttttattgcttttactGTACCTTTTCATACTTCTCCTTTAGTTTTGCAGCCTTCTGTTCATATGGCTGTTTATCTTTGGCCGACTGTTCGGACCACATTTCACCTAATTTCTTTGCTGTATCTCCAATAGACAAGCCAGGATGATCATTTTTGATTTTCGGACGGTgttcagaacagaaaaggaagaatgcTGATCTACATCGAGAGACAGTGATTAAAGTTAAATATCAAACAATTAGAACTAATACTTTTTTCTGTGTGGGGGGAGGGGGTTCTAGAAACACTCACGGTGGTCTTTTAGGAGCGTTGGggtcctttttctttccctttttctcgCCTTTGGGAGGAACATAGTTTTTCATCTCCCGGTCATAACGAGCTTTGTCTCCTTTAGCCATTTCTTcaaactttcctttttccttgcttgACATTGTCTGTGGACacacagaggggaaagaagagtCTGGATGAGATAAAGCAGCTACTGACCCACTAATGCCTAAGCAGCAGCTGCTACCAGGGATCTTTTCCCAGCAGCCCGCAGCAGGGGCGGGGGCTGGCCGGGCAAGGGCTCAGCacggctcggcccggccccgctcaccTTCCACCGCTCTGAGCACTTCCGCGAGAACTCAGCGAAGTTGACGGACGAGTCCGGGTGCTTCTTCTTGTGCTCCTCGCGGCACGTCTGCACGAAGTAGGCGTACGAGGACATCTTGCCCCGCGGCTTATTGGGGTCGCCTTTGCCCATGGCGAGGTCGGCGGCGGGTCCCTGCGGGGGGAGGTGGGTGGGGAGGCGGTGTGGGGCGGGGCCGCGCCTCAGGCCGTTCCCGCCTCTCGCCCGCCGGCGCCTTCCCGCCCCAGCGCGCCCGACCCCGCCCCCGCCGCAGCCCCTCTCCCCGCGCCCCCCCGCCGGGGCCGCAGCACCTTCCGCCGCCAGGCGCCTCTCCCCGCCCCCCGCGACGGCTGCAGCGGGcagcccgcccggccccgccgcccgtGCCCcagcccgccccgccggggccggAGCGGCCGCCGCCCTCCCGGCCCCACCCGCCCGCCAGGAATCCTCCCCTCAGCCCCGGGCGCGCCGCCCGCCGTCGGAGCCCCTCGCTGCCTCTGCGCCCAGGATCGCCGCTACCGTCCCCTCCTTCCCGCTCTCCCTCCGTCTCTCCCGGCGCGCTCACG
This window of the Corvus cornix cornix isolate S_Up_H32 chromosome 4, ASM73873v5, whole genome shotgun sequence genome carries:
- the HMGB2 gene encoding high mobility group protein B2 produces the protein MGKGDPNKPRGKMSSYAYFVQTCREEHKKKHPDSSVNFAEFSRKCSERWKTMSSKEKGKFEEMAKGDKARYDREMKNYVPPKGEKKGKKKDPNAPKRPPSAFFLFCSEHRPKIKNDHPGLSIGDTAKKLGEMWSEQSAKDKQPYEQKAAKLKEKYEKDIAAYRAKSKSDAGKKGPGRPAGSKKKAEPEEEEEEEEEEEEEEEEDEDEE